One genomic segment of Ipomoea triloba cultivar NCNSP0323 chromosome 9, ASM357664v1 includes these proteins:
- the LOC116028325 gene encoding VQ motif-containing protein 17-like: MYKLPLEGADQGMKSLSSCDNDSINSSSKLSSMHRNSHNCGKSSSSQPKIRIIHIIAPEIIKTDVENFRDLVQRLTGRHAAADEGKGSGGCSSKINAESPPAERMKMMRSHLGRMKGEKEDDEHQVYGGGFGMDGFVVEDFCQLPAAVFPFKPSHLNAVFGEMPLF; the protein is encoded by the coding sequence atgtataaacttcCATTGGAGGGTGCAGATCAAGGGATGAAGTCGTTATCAAGTTGTGATAACGATAGCATCAATTCATCATCAAAGCTATCATCCATGCACAGGAACTCGCATAACTGCGGCAAGTCGTCGTCGTCGCAGCCCAAGATACGAATTATTCACATTATTGCACCGGAGATCATAAAGACAGACGTGGAGAACTTTCGTGATCTCGTGCAAAGGCTCACCGGCAGGCACGCCGCCGCCGATGAAGGGAAAGGAAGCGGCGGCTGCAGCTCTAAGATCAACGCGGAATCGCCGCCGGCGGAgcggatgaagatgatgaggagTCACCTTGGTAGGATGAAGGGCGAGAAGGAAGATGATGAACATCAAGTATATGGAGGTGGTTTTGGAATGGATGGCTTTGTTGTTGAAGATTTTTGTCAATTGCCTGCTGCAGTGTTTCCTTTCAAACCCTCCCATCTCAATGCAGTTTTTGGTGAGATGCCACTTTTCTAG